In Arsenicicoccus sp. oral taxon 190, the following are encoded in one genomic region:
- a CDS encoding DUF58 domain-containing protein, producing the protein MARPDGILTTRGQSFLASGVVLLAAGFTLGLGDLMRLGLLLLLLAVAAWLLARRPARSLVTRRDVTPARLTVGEAGTVSLLVTNEGRRRSPFLIAQEQLSYALGDRPRFVVPGLRPGQQQLVRYPVRSVLRGEHELGPLSVRVRDAFGLTSRLTRCSGGGSVLVVPRVLPLDGGGMPGAAPGQDESVADMVALHGEDDVTIRHYRQGDELRRIHWPASAHTGSLMVRQEEQPARRRAAVVLDRRASAHAGDGTRSSFEWAVTAAASVVAHLIAHGYDVDLVCDDSHAHERPVSVDEALEMLARVDLGDADSLAAAARSVGRRPVGVVVAVVGAGDTRGLEDLLTARRSGMTPIALVVDARRFTSSDVGGNAGGGGGGGAGADAGGPGSPAVARQLAAAGWRTAVAGPGTDPAVTWGQAAARTQGALR; encoded by the coding sequence ATGGCTCGACCCGACGGCATCCTCACGACCCGCGGCCAGTCCTTCCTGGCCTCGGGGGTCGTGCTGCTCGCCGCCGGGTTCACGCTCGGGCTCGGCGACCTCATGCGGCTCGGGCTGCTGCTGCTCCTGCTCGCCGTCGCCGCGTGGCTCCTCGCCCGGCGCCCCGCCCGCTCGCTCGTCACGCGCCGCGACGTCACCCCGGCCCGCCTCACCGTGGGCGAGGCGGGCACCGTCTCGCTCCTCGTGACCAACGAGGGTCGGCGCCGCTCCCCCTTCCTCATCGCCCAGGAGCAGCTGAGCTATGCGCTCGGCGACCGGCCCCGCTTCGTGGTGCCGGGGCTGCGGCCCGGTCAGCAGCAGCTGGTCCGTTACCCCGTGCGCTCGGTGCTGCGGGGCGAGCACGAGCTCGGCCCCCTGTCGGTGCGGGTGCGGGACGCCTTCGGTCTCACCAGCCGGCTGACCCGCTGCTCGGGCGGGGGCTCGGTGCTGGTCGTGCCGCGCGTGCTGCCCCTCGACGGCGGAGGGATGCCCGGCGCGGCGCCGGGCCAGGACGAGTCGGTGGCCGACATGGTCGCGCTGCACGGCGAGGACGACGTGACCATCCGCCACTACCGGCAGGGCGACGAGCTGCGGCGCATCCACTGGCCCGCGAGCGCCCACACGGGCAGCCTGATGGTGCGCCAGGAGGAGCAGCCGGCGCGGCGGCGAGCGGCGGTCGTGCTGGACCGGCGGGCGTCGGCGCACGCCGGCGACGGGACCCGTTCCTCCTTCGAGTGGGCCGTGACCGCGGCGGCGTCGGTGGTGGCCCACCTCATCGCCCACGGCTACGACGTGGACCTGGTGTGCGACGACAGCCACGCCCACGAGCGGCCGGTGTCGGTGGACGAGGCCCTCGAGATGCTCGCGCGCGTCGACCTCGGCGACGCCGACAGCCTCGCCGCCGCGGCCCGCTCGGTGGGGCGGCGCCCCGTCGGGGTGGTCGTGGCCGTCGTCGGGGCCGGGGACACCCGGGGTCTCGAGGACCTGCTGACGGCGCGGCGCAGCGGCATGACGCCGATCGCGCTGGTCGTCGACGCGCGGCGATTCACGTCGAGCGACGTCGGGGGCAACGCTGGTGGTGGTGGTGGTGGTGGTGCTGGTGCCGATGCCGGCGGGCCGGGCAGCCCCGCGGTCGCCCGGCAGCTCGCCGCCGCCGGCTGGCGCACGGCCGTCGCCGGCCCCGGCACCGACCCGGCCGTGACCTGGGGTCAGGCTGCTGCCCGCACGCAGGGAGCGTTGCGGTGA
- the mraZ gene encoding division/cell wall cluster transcriptional repressor MraZ, whose product MFLGTHTPRLDEKGRLFLPAKFRERMADGLVVTRGQERCLYVFPMDEFVRVSQQLRSAPMTSKAVRDYLRVFLSGASDEVPDKQGRITIPAALRDYAGLSRDCTVIGAGERVEVWDTEAWERYLSSTEQAFSDQAEEVVPGLL is encoded by the coding sequence ATGTTCCTCGGCACGCACACGCCCCGCCTCGACGAGAAGGGTCGGCTCTTCCTCCCCGCCAAGTTCCGCGAGCGCATGGCCGACGGGCTCGTGGTCACCCGCGGTCAGGAGCGCTGCCTCTACGTCTTCCCCATGGACGAGTTCGTCCGGGTCTCCCAGCAGCTGCGCTCCGCCCCGATGACCAGCAAGGCGGTGCGGGACTACCTGCGCGTCTTCCTGTCCGGCGCGTCCGACGAGGTGCCGGACAAGCAGGGGCGCATCACGATCCCGGCCGCGCTGCGCGACTACGCCGGCCTGTCGCGCGACTGCACCGTGATCGGTGCCGGCGAGCGCGTCGAGGTCTGGGACACCGAGGCCTGGGAGCGCTACCTGTCCTCCACCGAGCAGGCCTTCTCCGACCAGGCCGAGGAGGTGGTCCCCGGACTCCTGTGA
- a CDS encoding AAA family ATPase, producing the protein MSDPTQVRPTDRRDQRATAPGPDVAELAQALSRAVSTVVAGKDQQVRTAVTVLLAGGHLLVEDVPGVGKTMLAKALAAAMDTAVRRVQFTPDLLPSDITGVSVFNQETRTFEFRPGAVFANVVIGDEINRASPKTQSALLEAMEEGQVTADGTTRALPRPFMVIATQNPIEMEGTYPLPEAQRDRFMARLSMGYPTADAEVTMLSSHGEHRPLRDLRPVTDAGTVEHAIEAIRHLHAGEAVQRYVVELVRGTRASTALRLGASPRAGLHLLRAARARAAVEGRDHVLPDDVQALAVPVLAHRVLPAAGGAGDAAEIIDHVVRQVPVLGVAGSRSGR; encoded by the coding sequence GTGAGCGATCCGACCCAGGTCCGCCCGACGGACCGCCGCGACCAGCGAGCCACGGCGCCCGGGCCGGACGTGGCCGAGCTGGCCCAGGCGCTGTCCCGCGCCGTGTCCACCGTGGTCGCGGGCAAGGACCAGCAGGTGCGCACCGCGGTGACCGTGCTGCTGGCGGGCGGCCACCTGCTCGTGGAGGACGTGCCGGGCGTCGGCAAGACCATGCTGGCCAAGGCCCTCGCCGCCGCGATGGACACCGCCGTGCGACGCGTGCAGTTCACGCCCGACCTGCTGCCCAGCGACATCACGGGGGTGTCGGTCTTCAACCAGGAGACGCGGACCTTCGAGTTCCGGCCGGGGGCGGTCTTCGCCAACGTCGTGATCGGCGACGAGATCAACCGCGCCTCCCCCAAGACCCAGTCGGCGCTGCTCGAGGCGATGGAGGAGGGCCAGGTCACCGCCGACGGCACGACCCGGGCGCTGCCGCGACCGTTCATGGTCATCGCGACGCAGAACCCGATCGAGATGGAGGGCACCTACCCCCTCCCGGAGGCGCAGCGCGACCGGTTCATGGCGCGGCTGTCGATGGGCTACCCGACCGCCGACGCCGAGGTCACCATGCTGTCCTCCCACGGCGAGCACCGCCCGCTGCGCGACCTGCGCCCCGTCACCGACGCCGGCACCGTCGAGCACGCCATCGAGGCGATCCGCCACCTGCACGCGGGCGAGGCGGTGCAGCGCTACGTCGTGGAGCTGGTGCGGGGCACCCGCGCCTCGACGGCGCTGCGGCTCGGCGCCTCCCCGCGCGCCGGGCTGCACCTGCTGCGGGCGGCCCGTGCCCGCGCGGCGGTCGAGGGCCGCGACCACGTCCTCCCCGACGACGTCCAGGCCCTCGCGGTGCCGGTCCTCGCGCACCGGGTGCTGCCGGCGGCCGGGGGCGCGGGCGACGCCGCCGAGATCATCGACCACGTCGTGCGGCAGGTGCCCGTGCTGGGCGTCGCCGGCAGCCGCTCCGGCCGCTGA